One genomic segment of Campylobacter sp. includes these proteins:
- the rplL gene encoding 50S ribosomal protein L7/L12 — translation MAISTDEEVLEYISNRSVLELSELVKKFEEKFGVSAAPVMVAGGAGAGGAGAAAAEEKTEFDVVLLDAGDKKINVIKVVRALTGLGLKEAKDATEATPSVLKEGLNKEDAEKAKKELEEAGAKVELK, via the coding sequence ATGGCAATTTCAACAGATGAAGAGGTTTTGGAGTATATCTCTAATCGTTCGGTGCTAGAGCTTAGCGAACTAGTTAAAAAATTTGAGGAAAAATTCGGCGTAAGCGCAGCTCCGGTTATGGTAGCTGGCGGCGCAGGTGCAGGTGGTGCAGGTGCGGCAGCGGCTGAAGAAAAAACAGAATTCGATGTCGTATTGCTTGATGCAGGCGATAAGAAAATCAACGTAATTAAGGTCGTTCGCGCCTTAACGGGCCTTGGTCTAAAAGAAGCCAAAGATGCTACCGAGGCTACTCCGTCCGTTCTTAAAGAGGGACTTAACAAAGAAGACGCCGAGAAGGCTAAAAAAGAGCTTGAAGAAGCAGGCGCTAAAGTCGAACTCAAATAA
- the rpoB gene encoding DNA-directed RNA polymerase subunit beta encodes MLNSLYSGNRLRVDFSKVPKDIEIPNLLQLQKKSFDHFLNLDNSGGESGIEKVFKAIFPIHDAQNRLSIEYVSSEISKPKYSIRECMERGLTYSVNLKMKLRLLVHERDEKTGKKIGVKEIKEQDIFIRDIPLMTDRISFIINGVERVVVNQLHRSPGVIFKEEESPTVLNKLIYTAQIIPDRGSWLYFEYDVKDVLYVRINKRRKVPITILFRALGYKKQDIIKLFYPIKTIYIKKGKFLTDFDPKEYAGRLDYDIINEKGEVLHQASKRLTSKKAEKLAEDGLKLIEYPAEILAERYLAGAIVDKNSGEVLFDSLTALDEGKLAKIANTEKKFTIANDLASGVDTSIINSFIQDADALKLLQQSEGIDDENDLAAIRIYKVMRPGEPVVKEAAKSFVNDLFFNPERYDLTKVGRMKMNHKLGIEAPEYVTVLTSEDIIKTAKYLIRVKNGDGFIDDRDNLGNRRIRSIGELLANEMHLGFIKVQKAIKDKFTGISGNLDELMPYDFVNPKIITTTLMEFFTGGQLSQFMDQTNPLSEVTHKRRLSALGEGGLVKERAGFEVRDVHPTHYGRICPIETPEGQNIGLINTLATYAKVNDLGFVEAPYKRVVNGKVTDEIVYLTATQEEGLVIAPASAKLDEEGNIVEELLEVRKDGENIMAKREDISLIDLCSGMVAGVAASLIPFLEHDDANRALMGSNMQRQAVPLLHSTAPIVGTGMEAIIARDSWEAIKAGRDGVVEKVDNKNIFILGEDEKGPFIDHYSMEKNLRTNQNTTFSQRPIVRKGDVIKAGQIIADGPSMDGGELAIGKNALIAFMPWHGYNYEDAVVMSEKMIRADEYTSVHVYEKEIEARELKDGVEEITRDIPNIKEEELTHLDDSGIVKIGTHVKPGMILVGKVTPKGEVKPTPEERLLRAIFGEKAGHVVNKSLYATASMEGVVIGVKIFTKKGYEKDPRTNKAYEDEKTELEREHHDRLLMLDREEMLKVVALLSKSALQSDQSLNKKDYKKGDKVRKEELESSNRFTLNSFVKAYSKAVQKEYEELKNHFQNEKRKLKEEHDEKIEILEKDDILPSGVVKLVKVYIATKRKLKVGDKMAGRHGNKGIVSNIVPEVDMPYLPSGQRVDIVLNPLGVPSRMNIGQIMESHLGLVGWRLGEQIAKILEEKTGEWIKTLRAKMIEIAGVSKLMQAKKTLEKISDEDLLKYARDWAKGVRFSAPIFEGIVPEDFKKLFEMAGIDQDGKTELYDGRTGEKIKERVNVGCMYYLKLHHLVDEKVHARSTGPYSLVTQQPVGGKALFGGQRFGEMEVWALEAYGAAYTLREMLTIKSDDVDGRLAAYKALTKGENVPSTGIPETFFVLTNELKSLALDVEIYENGENK; translated from the coding sequence ATGTTAAATAGCCTATATTCAGGAAATCGTCTCAGGGTGGATTTTTCAAAGGTTCCCAAAGACATCGAAATTCCGAATTTATTACAACTACAAAAGAAAAGTTTTGATCATTTTTTAAATCTTGATAACTCGGGTGGAGAAAGCGGCATAGAGAAAGTTTTCAAAGCCATTTTTCCTATCCACGACGCACAGAATAGACTAAGTATCGAGTATGTAAGCAGCGAAATTTCAAAGCCAAAGTATTCGATCAGAGAATGCATGGAAAGAGGGCTTACTTATTCGGTAAATTTAAAGATGAAGCTTCGTCTGCTCGTGCATGAGCGCGATGAAAAGACGGGCAAAAAAATCGGCGTAAAAGAGATCAAAGAGCAAGATATATTCATTCGCGACATTCCTCTAATGACCGACAGAATCTCATTTATCATAAACGGCGTAGAGCGTGTCGTCGTAAATCAGCTGCACAGAAGCCCGGGCGTAATCTTCAAAGAGGAAGAGAGCCCTACGGTTCTAAATAAACTTATCTACACCGCTCAAATAATACCTGATCGCGGCAGCTGGCTGTATTTCGAATACGACGTAAAAGACGTACTATATGTGCGCATAAATAAAAGGCGCAAGGTTCCGATCACGATCCTATTTCGCGCACTCGGTTACAAAAAACAAGACATAATAAAATTATTTTATCCTATTAAGACGATCTATATTAAAAAAGGAAAATTCCTAACCGATTTCGATCCGAAAGAATACGCGGGCAGGCTCGATTATGACATTATAAACGAAAAGGGCGAAGTACTTCATCAAGCAAGTAAGCGCCTAACATCCAAAAAAGCGGAGAAGCTAGCTGAGGATGGATTAAAACTAATCGAGTATCCGGCTGAAATTTTAGCCGAGCGCTACCTAGCGGGCGCCATCGTCGATAAAAACAGCGGCGAAGTACTTTTTGATTCGCTAACCGCGCTTGATGAGGGCAAGCTAGCCAAGATCGCCAACACCGAGAAAAAATTTACGATTGCCAATGACCTAGCTAGCGGCGTGGATACTTCGATCATAAATTCCTTCATCCAAGATGCCGACGCGCTTAAACTCTTACAGCAAAGCGAAGGCATAGACGACGAGAACGATCTGGCTGCGATTAGAATTTACAAAGTAATGCGCCCCGGCGAGCCGGTGGTAAAAGAAGCGGCAAAGAGCTTCGTAAACGATCTGTTTTTTAACCCGGAGCGCTACGATCTAACTAAAGTCGGTCGTATGAAGATGAACCACAAGCTGGGTATCGAGGCACCGGAGTACGTAACCGTGCTAACCAGCGAGGATATTATCAAAACCGCGAAATACCTAATCAGGGTCAAAAACGGCGACGGCTTCATCGATGATCGCGACAATCTCGGCAATCGCCGCATCCGCTCGATCGGCGAGCTTTTGGCGAACGAGATGCACCTTGGATTTATCAAGGTTCAAAAGGCGATCAAAGATAAATTTACCGGCATTAGCGGAAATTTAGACGAGCTTATGCCGTATGATTTCGTAAACCCTAAAATCATCACCACTACGCTTATGGAATTTTTCACCGGCGGCCAGCTAAGCCAGTTTATGGATCAGACCAACCCGCTTAGCGAGGTTACACACAAGCGCCGTCTATCTGCGCTGGGCGAGGGCGGTTTAGTTAAAGAGCGCGCTGGCTTTGAGGTGCGCGATGTCCACCCTACGCACTACGGTAGAATTTGCCCTATCGAGACGCCGGAGGGTCAAAACATCGGTCTGATCAATACCCTAGCTACCTATGCTAAGGTAAATGATCTGGGCTTCGTCGAGGCTCCGTATAAAAGAGTCGTAAACGGCAAGGTCACCGACGAGATCGTCTATCTTACCGCTACGCAGGAAGAGGGGCTCGTAATCGCTCCTGCGTCCGCTAAATTGGACGAAGAGGGCAATATCGTAGAGGAGCTTTTGGAGGTCAGAAAAGACGGCGAAAATATCATGGCTAAACGCGAGGATATTTCGCTGATAGACCTTTGCTCCGGTATGGTCGCGGGCGTAGCGGCGTCGCTGATTCCGTTTTTGGAGCACGACGATGCTAACCGCGCCTTGATGGGCTCGAACATGCAGCGCCAAGCCGTGCCGCTTCTACACTCTACCGCTCCTATTGTAGGAACTGGCATGGAAGCGATCATCGCACGCGATTCGTGGGAAGCGATCAAGGCCGGTCGCGACGGCGTCGTAGAAAAGGTCGATAATAAAAATATATTTATTTTGGGCGAGGATGAGAAGGGGCCGTTTATCGATCACTACTCGATGGAGAAAAATTTACGCACTAACCAAAACACTACCTTTTCGCAGCGTCCTATCGTGCGTAAAGGCGACGTGATAAAAGCCGGTCAAATCATAGCCGACGGTCCTAGTATGGACGGCGGCGAGCTTGCGATCGGTAAAAACGCTCTTATAGCTTTCATGCCGTGGCACGGTTATAATTACGAGGACGCCGTCGTCATGAGCGAAAAGATGATCCGCGCCGACGAATACACCAGCGTGCATGTTTATGAAAAGGAGATCGAGGCTAGAGAGCTAAAAGACGGCGTGGAGGAGATCACGCGCGACATCCCTAATATCAAAGAGGAGGAGCTTACCCACCTCGATGATAGCGGTATCGTAAAGATCGGTACTCACGTCAAACCTGGCATGATCCTAGTAGGCAAGGTAACTCCGAAGGGCGAGGTTAAACCGACGCCTGAAGAGAGGCTTTTACGCGCGATCTTCGGCGAGAAGGCAGGGCATGTGGTAAATAAATCGCTCTACGCGACCGCCTCTATGGAAGGCGTAGTGATCGGCGTTAAAATTTTTACCAAAAAGGGCTACGAGAAGGATCCGCGCACGAACAAAGCCTATGAGGACGAAAAAACCGAGCTCGAAAGAGAGCATCACGACAGGCTTTTGATGCTCGATCGCGAGGAGATGCTAAAGGTAGTGGCGCTTCTTTCTAAAAGCGCTTTGCAAAGCGATCAAAGCCTAAATAAAAAAGATTATAAAAAGGGCGATAAGGTTAGAAAAGAGGAGCTTGAAAGCTCCAACCGCTTTACGTTAAATTCCTTCGTCAAGGCTTATTCTAAAGCTGTTCAGAAGGAATACGAGGAGCTAAAAAATCACTTCCAAAACGAAAAGCGCAAACTCAAAGAGGAGCATGACGAAAAGATCGAAATTTTAGAAAAAGACGATATCTTGCCAAGCGGCGTCGTTAAGCTCGTAAAGGTCTATATCGCGACTAAGCGCAAGCTAAAAGTGGGCGATAAGATGGCGGGTCGCCACGGAAACAAGGGTATCGTTTCAAATATCGTCCCTGAGGTCGATATGCCGTATCTGCCTAGTGGACAGCGCGTGGATATCGTGCTAAATCCTCTCGGCGTTCCAAGCCGTATGAATATCGGTCAGATAATGGAGAGTCACTTAGGTCTTGTGGGCTGGCGCTTAGGAGAGCAGATCGCTAAAATTTTAGAAGAGAAAACGGGCGAATGGATAAAAACTCTTCGCGCCAAAATGATTGAGATCGCAGGCGTTTCCAAACTAATGCAGGCTAAAAAAACGCTTGAAAAGATCAGCGACGAAGATCTTTTGAAATACGCTAGAGACTGGGCTAAGGGCGTTAGATTTTCCGCTCCGATATTCGAAGGCATTGTGCCGGAGGATTTCAAAAAGCTATTTGAAATGGCGGGCATCGATCAGGACGGCAAGACGGAGCTTTACGACGGCCGCACCGGCGAAAAGATCAAAGAGCGCGTAAACGTGGGCTGCATGTATTATCTCAAACTACACCACCTAGTCGACGAGAAGGTTCACGCAAGAAGCACCGGTCCTTACAGCCTAGTTACGCAGCAGCCGGTCGGCGGCAAGGCGCTATTCGGCGGTCAAAGATTTGGAGAGATGGAAGTTTGGGCTCTGGAGGCATACGGCGCGGCATACACGCTTCGCGAAATGCTAACGATCAAATCCGACGACGTAGATGGACGCTTGGCTGCGTATAAGGCGCTGACAAAAGGCGAAAACGTTCCGTCTACAGGAATTCCTGAGACATTTTTTGTTTTAACAAACGAGCTTAAATCGCTTGCTCTAGACGTTGAAATTTACGAGAATGGAGAGAATAAATGA
- the rplJ gene encoding 50S ribosomal protein L10, whose product MTRDEKSKIVAELGEAFKASEAIVISDFKGLSVKQLEDLRNSAREAGVKVRVIKNTLANIALKNAEKNGLSFKDTNIFLWGEQLSVCKVAAKFEEKNEIFKLKTAHIDGEVAGIDKVRALSKMPSRDELIAMLLQVWNAPIQNFTIGLNALKQKKEASA is encoded by the coding sequence ATGACGAGAGACGAAAAATCAAAGATAGTAGCGGAGCTTGGCGAGGCTTTCAAAGCTAGCGAAGCTATAGTAATTTCCGATTTTAAAGGCCTTAGCGTTAAGCAGCTTGAAGATCTTAGAAATAGCGCGCGTGAAGCGGGCGTAAAGGTTCGAGTTATCAAAAATACCCTAGCTAATATCGCTTTAAAAAATGCCGAAAAAAACGGACTTAGCTTTAAAGATACCAATATCTTCTTATGGGGCGAGCAGCTTTCTGTATGTAAAGTAGCGGCTAAATTTGAAGAGAAAAATGAAATTTTTAAGCTCAAGACTGCTCATATCGATGGGGAAGTAGCCGGCATAGATAAGGTTAGAGCGCTTTCGAAGATGCCTTCGAGAGACGAGCTTATCGCGATGTTACTTCAAGTATGGAATGCGCCGATTCAAAATTTTACGATCGGCCTCAATGCGCTTAAGCAGAAAAAAGAAGCTAGCGCTTAA
- the rplA gene encoding 50S ribosomal protein L1 yields MPKNSKRFNELLKKVDVNKIYSVDEAVSTVKTLASAKFDETVEIALKLNVDPRHADQMVRGSVVLPAGTGKSVRVAVIAKDAKASEASEAGADIVGADDLIEEIQKGNINFDVLIATPNLMGLVGKVGRILGPKGVMPNPKTGTVTMDVAQAVKNAKGGQVNFRVDKQGNIHAGLGKASFSKEQLLDNLTTFIKTINKHKPATAKGRYVTHASLSLTMSPAVTLDNQEIIDLK; encoded by the coding sequence ATGCCAAAAAATTCAAAAAGATTCAACGAACTTTTAAAAAAAGTTGACGTAAATAAAATTTATAGTGTAGACGAAGCGGTAAGCACAGTAAAAACTCTAGCTTCTGCTAAATTTGACGAGACGGTAGAGATCGCTCTTAAACTAAACGTAGATCCAAGACATGCCGATCAGATGGTGCGCGGCTCGGTCGTTTTGCCTGCTGGTACTGGCAAGAGCGTTCGAGTAGCCGTGATTGCAAAAGACGCAAAGGCTAGCGAGGCTAGCGAAGCAGGTGCCGATATCGTGGGCGCCGATGATCTGATCGAAGAGATTCAAAAAGGAAATATAAATTTCGACGTTCTTATCGCCACTCCAAATTTAATGGGACTAGTCGGTAAGGTAGGTCGTATTCTTGGTCCAAAAGGCGTTATGCCGAACCCTAAAACCGGTACCGTTACTATGGATGTCGCTCAGGCCGTTAAAAATGCTAAGGGTGGACAGGTAAATTTCCGCGTCGATAAGCAGGGAAATATCCACGCAGGCCTTGGCAAGGCGAGTTTTAGTAAAGAGCAGCTTTTAGACAATCTTACGACATTTATCAAAACCATAAATAAGCATAAGCCGGCAACTGCGAAGGGCAGATATGTAACTCATGCATCGCTTTCACTTACTATGAGCCCTGCGGTTACGCTGGATAATCAAGAAATAATCGATTTAAAATAA
- the rplK gene encoding 50S ribosomal protein L11, with translation MAKKVVGEIKLQIAAAKANPSPPVGPALGQKGVNIMEFCKAFNERTKDMAGFNIPVIITVYADKSFTFITKQPPATDLIKKAAKIDKGSDNPLKKKVASLTKAQVLEIVEKKIADLNTKDREQAARIIAGSARSMGITVTD, from the coding sequence ATGGCTAAGAAAGTTGTTGGCGAAATCAAGCTGCAAATAGCAGCCGCAAAAGCAAATCCAAGCCCGCCGGTAGGTCCTGCACTAGGTCAAAAGGGCGTTAATATTATGGAATTTTGCAAAGCATTTAACGAACGAACCAAAGATATGGCGGGCTTTAATATCCCGGTTATCATCACGGTTTATGCCGATAAAAGCTTTACTTTCATCACTAAGCAACCGCCTGCGACGGATTTGATTAAAAAAGCGGCGAAGATAGATAAAGGTTCGGATAACCCTCTTAAAAAGAAGGTAGCGTCCTTAACTAAGGCTCAGGTTTTAGAGATCGTCGAGAAAAAGATCGCCGATCTGAATACCAAAGATAGAGAGCAGGCGGCTAGGATTATAGCGGGTTCGGCTCGTTCTATGGGTATTACGGTCACTGACTAG
- the rpoC gene encoding DNA-directed RNA polymerase subunit beta' — MSDNSNLERIEIKEDARVHDFDAFAIRLASPEQIKAWSHGEVKKPETINYRTLKPERDGLFCAKIFGPVRDYECICGKYKKMRYKGWKCEKCGVEITSSKVRRTRMGHIELVTPVAHIWYVNSLPSRIGTLLNIKMKDLERVLYYEAYIVESAGEAFYDNENSKKVEKYDVLNEEQYQSLKERFSQTGFVAKMGGQVIRDMLAELDLVEILNSLKEEMANTNSEAKKKTIVKRLKVVESFLNSGNKPEWMMITNLPVLPADLRPLVSLEGGKFAVSDVNDLYRRVINRNSRLKRLMELDAPEIIIRNEKRMLQEAVDALFDNGRRANAVKGANKRPLKSLSEIIKGKQGRFRQNLLGKRVDFSGRSVIVVGPNLRMDQCGLPKTMALELFKPHLIARLQEKGYATTVKQAKKMIENRINEVWECLEEVVKDHPVMLNRAPTLHKMSIQAFHPVLVEGKAIRLHPLVCAAFNADFDGDQMAVHVPLSQEAIAECKILMLSSMNILLPASGKPVAVPSQDMVLGIYYLSLEKPGAKGTNKIFANVDEVMLAVEANALDIHAKIKTMIDRRIIFTTAGRLIIKSILPSFIPDHLWNKIMKKKDIAELVDYVYKNGGLEISAEFLDNLKNLGFESATKAGVSISVSDIIVPKSKAGLVEEAKKQVREVQNQYGAGLLTDGERYNKTIDIWTSTSKKLADEMMKMMEKDKDGFNSIYMMADSGARGSAEQIKQLAGMRGLMSKPDGSIIETPITSNFREGLNVNEYFISTHGARKGLADTALKTANAGYLTRKLIDVAQNVRVTMHDCGTHEGIEVTEIVENGTQIESLADRIMGRVLSSDVIDPVSNEILFTEGTLLGVNEVRTIVDAGIKSVSIRTPITCKAAKGVCAKCYGVNLGEGKLVKPGEAVGIISAQSIGEPGTQLTLRTFHAGGTASTEQQDRQVIADKEGFIRYYNVKTYENGGKNIVMNRRNAAVLLVEPKIKAPITGKVSIDITHDDVNIMLKGKKEEFRYTIRRHDLAKPTELAGVSGKVEGKFYIVFKDGETVGENDSLVEVIKEDWNIPTRIPFASELRVKDGEPVTQKIKAGANGTLKYFILKGDYLERLRDIKKGHVVSEKGMYVVISDENGREAIRHYIPRESVITYDDNSVVKSEDLIAKPKKDDRLIIAEWDPYSIPVAAECEGKISFEDIEPGYTATEQYDETTGQSRLVINEYLPQGVKPAIVVTPSKGEPIKYNLGPKTAIFTNKGDQVAIADILARTPKAAAKSKDITGGLPRVSELFEARRPKNTAIIADIDGTVRFDKALRAKERIIIEGEDGTSAEYLIDKSRQIQVRNGEFVHAGEKLTDGVISSHDVLRILGEKALHYYLISEIQQVYRSQGVVISDKHIEIIVSQMLRQVRIVDSGDTQLIVGDLISRRRFREENERIMKIGGEPAIAESVLLGVTRAAVGSDSVISAASFQETTKVLTEASIAGKFDRLEDLKENVILGRIIPVGTGLYKDKEVKLKK, encoded by the coding sequence ATGAGCGATAATTCAAATTTAGAAAGAATAGAAATAAAAGAGGACGCCAGAGTCCACGACTTCGACGCGTTTGCAATCAGGCTTGCTAGTCCCGAGCAGATCAAAGCCTGGAGCCACGGCGAGGTCAAAAAGCCCGAGACTATTAACTACCGCACGCTCAAACCGGAGCGCGACGGGCTTTTTTGCGCTAAAATTTTCGGCCCCGTAAGAGACTATGAGTGCATCTGCGGCAAATATAAGAAGATGCGCTACAAAGGCTGGAAATGCGAAAAATGTGGCGTCGAGATCACGAGCTCGAAGGTTCGCCGCACTAGAATGGGGCATATCGAGCTGGTAACGCCGGTGGCGCATATTTGGTACGTAAATTCCTTGCCTAGCCGCATCGGTACGCTTCTAAATATCAAGATGAAAGATCTTGAGCGCGTGCTTTATTATGAGGCTTACATCGTAGAAAGCGCGGGCGAGGCATTTTACGACAACGAAAATTCCAAAAAGGTCGAGAAATACGATGTTTTAAATGAGGAGCAGTATCAGAGCCTAAAAGAGCGCTTTTCGCAGACAGGCTTCGTCGCCAAAATGGGCGGTCAGGTGATCCGCGATATGCTAGCCGAGCTTGATTTGGTCGAAATTTTAAATTCTTTGAAGGAGGAGATGGCTAATACAAACTCCGAAGCGAAGAAAAAAACTATCGTCAAGCGTCTAAAGGTCGTCGAGAGCTTTTTAAATTCCGGCAATAAGCCGGAGTGGATGATGATTACGAATCTTCCCGTGCTGCCTGCCGATCTGCGCCCGCTTGTAAGCCTTGAGGGCGGCAAATTTGCGGTTTCGGACGTAAACGATCTGTATCGCCGCGTCATAAATCGAAATTCTAGGCTCAAAAGGCTGATGGAGCTCGATGCACCCGAGATCATCATCCGTAATGAGAAACGAATGCTTCAAGAGGCGGTGGATGCGCTTTTTGACAACGGACGTCGCGCTAACGCCGTAAAGGGCGCCAATAAGCGACCGCTTAAATCTCTAAGCGAGATCATTAAAGGTAAACAAGGTCGCTTCCGTCAAAATTTACTCGGAAAGCGTGTGGATTTTTCGGGTCGCTCCGTCATCGTCGTAGGTCCAAATTTACGCATGGATCAGTGCGGTCTGCCTAAGACGATGGCGCTTGAGTTATTCAAGCCGCATCTAATCGCTCGCCTTCAAGAGAAGGGCTATGCTACGACCGTCAAGCAGGCTAAAAAGATGATTGAAAATAGGATCAATGAAGTTTGGGAGTGCTTGGAGGAGGTCGTTAAAGATCACCCGGTTATGCTAAACCGCGCGCCGACGCTTCATAAGATGTCTATTCAGGCGTTTCATCCCGTGCTCGTCGAGGGCAAGGCGATCAGGCTGCATCCGTTAGTCTGCGCCGCGTTTAACGCGGACTTCGACGGCGATCAGATGGCGGTGCACGTGCCGCTTAGCCAAGAGGCGATTGCAGAGTGCAAAATTTTAATGCTTAGCTCGATGAACATCTTGCTTCCTGCGAGCGGAAAGCCCGTCGCGGTGCCTAGTCAGGATATGGTTTTAGGAATTTATTATCTAAGCCTCGAAAAGCCGGGTGCAAAAGGAACAAATAAAATTTTTGCAAACGTCGATGAAGTAATGCTCGCCGTGGAGGCAAATGCCCTAGATATCCACGCTAAAATCAAAACGATGATCGATCGCCGCATTATTTTTACGACCGCGGGCCGCTTGATCATCAAATCGATCCTGCCTAGCTTTATTCCAGATCATCTTTGGAATAAGATTATGAAGAAAAAGGATATCGCCGAGCTTGTCGATTACGTCTATAAAAACGGCGGCCTTGAGATAAGCGCGGAATTTTTGGATAATCTTAAAAATTTAGGCTTTGAATCCGCTACTAAAGCGGGTGTATCGATCTCCGTTTCGGACATCATCGTACCGAAGTCCAAAGCAGGTCTTGTAGAAGAGGCTAAAAAGCAGGTCAGAGAGGTTCAGAACCAATACGGCGCGGGCTTGCTAACCGACGGCGAGCGCTATAATAAAACGATCGACATCTGGACCAGCACCAGCAAGAAGCTAGCCGATGAGATGATGAAGATGATGGAGAAGGATAAGGACGGCTTTAACTCGATCTATATGATGGCCGATAGCGGCGCGCGAGGTAGCGCGGAGCAGATCAAGCAGCTAGCGGGCATGAGAGGTTTGATGAGTAAGCCGGATGGCTCGATCATCGAGACGCCGATTACTTCAAATTTTAGAGAGGGTCTAAACGTAAATGAGTACTTCATCTCGACCCACGGCGCGCGTAAGGGTCTTGCCGATACTGCGCTTAAGACTGCAAACGCAGGCTATCTGACGCGAAAGCTGATCGACGTCGCGCAAAACGTCAGAGTTACGATGCACGATTGCGGTACGCACGAGGGTATCGAGGTTACCGAGATTGTAGAGAACGGAACGCAAATAGAAAGCCTAGCCGATAGGATTATGGGTAGGGTGCTAAGCTCGGATGTGATTGATCCAGTATCGAATGAAATTTTATTTACTGAAGGCACGCTATTGGGCGTTAACGAGGTACGCACCATAGTCGATGCCGGCATCAAATCCGTAAGTATCCGCACGCCGATTACGTGCAAGGCCGCAAAAGGCGTCTGCGCGAAGTGCTATGGCGTAAATTTAGGCGAGGGCAAGCTGGTAAAACCGGGCGAAGCGGTCGGTATCATATCGGCGCAATCCATCGGCGAGCCGGGCACGCAGCTTACGCTACGAACCTTCCACGCCGGCGGTACCGCATCTACCGAGCAGCAAGATCGCCAAGTAATCGCCGATAAAGAGGGTTTCATTAGATACTACAACGTCAAGACCTATGAAAACGGCGGCAAAAATATCGTGATGAACCGCAGAAACGCCGCGGTGCTTTTGGTTGAGCCTAAGATCAAAGCCCCAATTACTGGTAAGGTAAGTATCGATATAACCCACGACGATGTGAATATCATGCTAAAGGGTAAGAAGGAAGAATTTAGATATACTATCCGGCGCCACGATCTAGCCAAGCCTACCGAGCTTGCGGGCGTAAGCGGTAAAGTTGAGGGAAAATTCTACATCGTATTTAAAGACGGCGAAACCGTTGGAGAAAATGATAGTTTAGTAGAGGTTATAAAAGAAGACTGGAATATCCCTACTCGAATTCCGTTTGCCAGCGAACTTCGCGTCAAAGACGGCGAGCCGGTAACCCAAAAGATCAAAGCGGGAGCAAATGGTACGCTTAAGTATTTCATCCTAAAGGGCGATTATTTAGAGAGGTTAAGAGATATCAAAAAAGGTCATGTCGTAAGCGAGAAGGGTATGTACGTAGTCATCTCCGATGAAAACGGCAGAGAGGCGATCCGCCACTATATACCGCGCGAATCGGTCATTACCTATGATGATAATAGCGTCGTAAAAAGCGAAGATCTTATCGCCAAGCCTAAAAAAGACGATCGCTTGATCATTGCGGAGTGGGATCCGTATTCCATCCCTGTGGCTGCAGAGTGCGAGGGTAAGATCAGCTTTGAGGATATCGAGCCTGGATACACCGCTACGGAGCAATATGACGAGACTACCGGCCAGAGCCGTTTAGTTATCAACGAGTATCTGCCTCAAGGCGTCAAACCGGCCATCGTCGTTACCCCTAGCAAGGGAGAGCCTATCAAATATAACCTAGGGCCGAAGACCGCCATATTTACGAACAAGGGCGATCAGGTAGCGATTGCGGATATTTTGGCTAGGACGCCTAAGGCTGCTGCGAAATCAAAAGATATCACCGGCGGTTTGCCGCGCGTATCGGAGCTATTTGAAGCGCGCCGTCCAAAAAATACCGCAATCATCGCAGACATCGACGGAACCGTCCGCTTCGATAAGGCTTTGCGCGCGAAAGAGCGTATTATAATCGAGGGCGAGGACGGAACGAGCGCCGAGTATCTAATCGATAAAAGCCGCCAGATCCAAGTGCGAAACGGCGAGTTCGTCCACGCAGGCGAGAAGCTTACCGATGGAGTTATCAGCTCGCACGACGTGCTTAGAATTTTAGGCGAAAAGGCGCTGCATTACTATCTGATAAGCGAAATTCAACAGGTTTATCGCTCTCAAGGCGTCGTTATCAGCGATAAGCATATCGAGATCATTGTATCACAGATGCTCCGCCAGGTCCGAATCGTCGATAGCGGCGATACTCAGCTAATCGTCGGAGATCTCATTAGTCGTCGCAGATTTAGAGAAGAAAACGAGCGCATTATGAAAATTGGTGGCGAGCCTGCGATCGCTGAGTCTGTGCTACTGGGCGTAACTCGTGCAGCTGTCGGAAGTGATAGCGTCATTTCGGCAGCGTCTTTCCAAGAGACTACGAAGGTTCTAACCGAGGCTAGTATCGCGGGTAAATTTGACCGATTAGAGGACTTAAAAGAAAACGTAATTTTAGGTCGCATAATTCCGGTCGGAACCGGTCTGTATAAAGACAAGGAAGTTAAACTTAAAAAATAA